The following are encoded together in the candidate division KSB1 bacterium genome:
- a CDS encoding DNA alkylation repair protein: MASVEEVLKKLDSQAMPDKVQGMARYGMTAERRLGVSVPDMRRIAKETGKDHDLALRLWEIGIPEARIVACLVDRPEELTEQQMDEWVAGFNSWDVCDQVCMNLFRRSPLAWKKIIEWSEREEEYVKRAAYALIACLAWYDKEAEDQRLGELFPVIKRGATDERNYVRKAVSWALRNIGKRNRKLNRAALEVAEDIGQMDTRAARWIASDMKKELSSEAVQKRLGA; the protein is encoded by the coding sequence ATGGCTTCTGTGGAGGAAGTACTCAAGAAACTGGACTCCCAAGCAATGCCCGATAAGGTGCAAGGTATGGCCAGGTATGGGATGACCGCTGAGCGCCGACTGGGAGTATCTGTCCCAGATATGCGCAGGATAGCGAAAGAGACTGGCAAAGACCATGACCTTGCGCTACGATTGTGGGAGATAGGGATACCTGAGGCAAGGATCGTGGCTTGTCTGGTTGACCGACCTGAGGAGTTGACCGAGCAGCAGATGGATGAGTGGGTAGCGGGTTTCAACTCATGGGATGTATGCGACCAAGTGTGTATGAACCTATTCAGGAGGAGTCCATTGGCCTGGAAGAAGATCATTGAGTGGTCAGAGCGAGAAGAGGAGTATGTGAAGCGGGCTGCGTATGCACTGATCGCCTGTCTGGCCTGGTATGACAAAGAGGCGGAAGACCAGAGACTTGGCGAGCTGTTTCCGGTGATAAAGCGAGGAGCGACAGACGAGCGCAACTATGTCAGGAAGGCGGTAAGTTGGGCGCTACGCAATATTGGGAAGAGGAACAGGAAACTGAACAGAGCAGCGTTGGAGGTGGCAGAGGACATTGGGCAAATGGATACGAGGGCAGCTCGCTGGATAGCTTCAGATATGAAAAAGGAACTCAGTAGCGAGGCGGTGCAGAAGAGGCTAGGCGCGTAA